A genomic window from Treponema maltophilum ATCC 51939 includes:
- a CDS encoding sensor histidine kinase — protein sequence MNEQQLQDLLSALSLYTSFFFLLIVLCFASFVAVLFSLIHNIKNRKNLQGNREFVSEIIQTQEAERNRISRELHDTVSQNIKTLLLKEKELSAVLSDYNFKSDEIQFKIEKIISLEKQNQKQLRTIIQNFAVPAVGTIPFKTVINDLCEQFKEQSGMDCSFFVSPEVALDDFSKEQKHHILRIIPEALNNAQTHAKASETSIVIRKVSRSENRRSEPVPEQNLQTGEDFMCIMIFDDGQGFAGTAQIESGLYSQNHFGMSGMEMRAKLLGGSLVVQSNAEAGTEVRLEIPVKSV from the coding sequence ATGAACGAGCAGCAATTACAGGATTTACTTTCCGCATTAAGCCTCTACACATCGTTTTTTTTCCTTTTGATCGTACTCTGTTTTGCATCTTTTGTCGCGGTTCTTTTTAGTCTGATCCACAATATAAAAAACCGCAAAAATTTACAGGGAAACCGGGAGTTTGTTTCGGAAATCATTCAGACGCAGGAAGCGGAGCGAAACCGTATAAGCCGGGAACTTCACGATACGGTAAGTCAGAATATAAAGACGCTTCTTCTAAAAGAAAAAGAACTTTCGGCGGTTTTGAGCGATTATAATTTTAAAAGCGATGAAATACAATTCAAAATCGAAAAAATCATCAGTCTCGAAAAACAAAATCAAAAGCAACTCAGAACAATCATTCAAAACTTTGCAGTGCCGGCTGTCGGCACTATTCCTTTTAAAACCGTCATAAACGATTTGTGCGAACAGTTCAAAGAGCAAAGCGGAATGGACTGCTCGTTTTTCGTTTCTCCCGAAGTTGCGCTTGACGATTTTTCAAAAGAGCAAAAGCATCACATTTTGCGGATAATTCCGGAAGCCCTGAACAACGCACAAACGCACGCAAAAGCAAGCGAGACAAGCATTGTCATAAGAAAAGTAAGCCGCAGTGAAAACCGCCGTTCCGAGCCGGTTCCGGAGCAAAACTTGCAGACCGGCGAAGATTTTATGTGCATAATGATTTTTGACGACGGGCAGGGTTTTGCCGGCACGGCACAAATTGAAAGCGGGCTATATTCGCAAAACCACTTCGGCATGAGCGGAATGGAAATGCGTGCAAAACTTTTGGGCGGTTCTCTTGTTGTGCAAAGCAATGCGGAAGCCGGAACGGAAGTGCGACTGGAAATTCCGGTAAAAAGCGTATAG
- the recO gene encoding DNA repair protein RecO, producing the protein MNRNSTVDALVLSVKPAAGENNRLASVLSPDKGIFSAVVYGGRKGRLKSLVSPYHSGKMWLYSDAVKHSVKITDFNPEHYRSGIRDNIYKACAAALCAELILKTQGAADTSSVWILANGFLDGLHLCSEEEARTGLLRFLWRYIGLMGVQDNLCTCRYCGSNTPSWYSAYENAFICADCLPQDKAHEQNYRQSLFPLNTACVEFLQAVHAKTPKEARAVRLHSESIKQLKDFLYFFVQKAAETKLKTLDAGKGIL; encoded by the coding sequence ATGAACCGCAATTCGACTGTCGATGCGCTCGTGCTTTCGGTAAAACCGGCGGCGGGAGAAAACAACAGGCTTGCATCGGTACTCAGCCCCGACAAAGGTATTTTCAGTGCCGTCGTGTACGGCGGAAGAAAGGGGCGGCTCAAGTCGCTCGTGTCGCCGTATCACAGCGGAAAAATGTGGCTCTATTCGGACGCGGTTAAACATTCGGTAAAGATTACGGATTTTAATCCGGAGCATTACCGTTCCGGCATTCGCGACAACATATACAAAGCATGCGCCGCCGCCCTATGCGCCGAATTGATTTTAAAAACGCAGGGAGCCGCCGACACAAGTTCGGTATGGATTCTTGCAAACGGTTTTTTGGACGGCCTGCACCTGTGCAGCGAAGAAGAAGCGCGCACGGGTCTCTTGCGCTTTTTGTGGCGCTACATCGGCCTTATGGGCGTGCAGGACAATTTATGCACGTGCCGGTATTGCGGCTCGAATACGCCCTCGTGGTATTCGGCCTACGAAAACGCCTTTATATGTGCGGACTGCTTGCCGCAGGACAAAGCGCATGAGCAAAATTATCGGCAATCGCTTTTTCCGCTGAATACGGCTTGCGTGGAATTTTTACAAGCAGTGCATGCAAAAACGCCGAAAGAAGCGCGCGCGGTCCGCCTGCATTCGGAAAGCATAAAACAGCTTAAAGATTTTTTGTATTTTTTTGTACAAAAAGCCGCCGAAACAAAACTGAAAACGCTCGACGCCGGCAAAGGTATTTTATAA
- the recJ gene encoding single-stranded-DNA-specific exonuclease RecJ, which yields MEWLKKDIAKETVKALHDQYGCDALTASILARRGITEGGDILFYLEDDKRYLHNPFLFEAMEDAVDRILQARDEGEKVLIFGDRDVDGITSTTILYEYLSKLGMDVSWRLPRGNDDYGLNMESVEEFARQYGSLIITVDCGISNNEEIARAGELGIDVIVVDHHTVPETPPENAVIINPKMPNTAYPFKEISGCAVVYKLIKALRFAESELYKQEICLLNVRPLNDAYLIEAVKTVNLHEKERIAETVVPLMLSINETRLVDFLRGQQIFCWDAPLQKKLLAKTFGNGVEFNMLDIRAEIARINEQLANMSLLRLQTHSKIARYNDKANTELDVFFNLFVTYAERKNPVAQSAEDAELQLVALAAIADIMPLRNENRILVRQGLASLNTGKARQGLSEVITRLNLQGGKISSTDLSWKVVPLLNAAGRLGKAEVAAELFIEKDDRKRAALAEELFSLNEKRKELTEDALGIALKAARESLERFGGNLALAADKRIFRGVTGIVAGRLASAFQVPAVVITFFDDGRAVGSVRSALGYDITPLLNSCADLLSNYGGHAFAGGFSFMSADFDKLADRLEKLSAFMELDKKAAEHETLCIDAELPKEYMTSDLLQLVDRFEPYGEANPPLLFSAQKLKILAADIITGKKEKAHLKLTFDCGKNKWPAFFWEQSERLKRDFDTGDRLDIAFQVERNIFNGMEKAQIILKDCKKSAD from the coding sequence ATGGAATGGCTTAAAAAAGATATTGCAAAAGAAACCGTAAAAGCGCTGCACGATCAATACGGCTGCGACGCCCTTACCGCGTCGATTCTTGCCCGCCGGGGAATAACCGAAGGCGGCGACATCCTCTTTTATTTGGAAGACGACAAGCGCTATCTGCACAATCCCTTTTTGTTTGAAGCCATGGAAGACGCCGTCGACCGCATTTTGCAGGCGCGGGACGAAGGCGAAAAAGTACTGATTTTCGGCGACAGGGACGTCGACGGCATAACGAGTACGACGATTTTATACGAATACCTTTCGAAACTGGGCATGGACGTTTCGTGGCGGCTGCCGCGCGGCAACGACGATTACGGACTGAACATGGAAAGCGTCGAAGAATTCGCGCGTCAATACGGAAGCCTTATCATAACGGTCGACTGCGGAATTTCAAACAATGAAGAAATCGCGCGGGCGGGCGAATTGGGCATCGACGTAATCGTTGTCGATCATCACACCGTACCGGAAACGCCGCCCGAAAACGCCGTTATCATCAATCCCAAAATGCCGAATACGGCCTACCCGTTCAAAGAAATTTCGGGCTGCGCGGTCGTATACAAATTGATTAAAGCCCTGCGCTTTGCCGAATCGGAATTGTATAAGCAGGAAATCTGCCTGCTGAACGTGCGCCCGCTGAACGACGCCTATCTTATCGAAGCGGTAAAAACGGTGAACCTGCACGAAAAAGAGCGCATTGCCGAAACGGTGGTTCCGCTCATGCTGTCGATAAACGAAACGCGCCTCGTCGATTTTTTGCGCGGTCAGCAGATTTTTTGCTGGGACGCGCCGCTGCAAAAAAAGCTTTTGGCAAAGACGTTCGGAAACGGCGTCGAATTCAACATGCTCGACATCCGGGCCGAAATCGCGCGCATAAACGAGCAGCTTGCAAACATGAGCCTTTTGCGTTTGCAAACGCATTCGAAAATCGCGCGCTACAACGATAAGGCGAACACCGAGCTCGACGTGTTTTTTAATCTGTTTGTAACATACGCCGAACGCAAAAACCCGGTCGCGCAATCGGCCGAAGACGCGGAGTTGCAGCTGGTCGCCCTTGCGGCCATAGCCGACATTATGCCCCTGCGCAACGAAAACCGTATTTTAGTCAGACAGGGGCTCGCCTCGCTGAATACGGGAAAAGCGCGGCAGGGACTTTCGGAAGTGATTACGAGACTGAACCTGCAGGGCGGCAAAATAAGCAGCACCGATTTATCGTGGAAGGTCGTTCCGCTTTTAAACGCGGCGGGCCGGCTCGGCAAGGCCGAAGTCGCCGCCGAACTGTTTATCGAAAAAGATGATCGGAAAAGAGCCGCCCTTGCCGAAGAGCTTTTTTCGCTCAACGAAAAGCGCAAAGAATTAACCGAAGATGCGCTCGGTATTGCGCTCAAAGCCGCGCGGGAAAGCCTTGAACGTTTCGGCGGCAACCTTGCGCTTGCGGCGGACAAACGGATTTTCCGCGGCGTTACGGGTATCGTCGCCGGCCGGCTTGCTTCGGCGTTTCAAGTTCCCGCCGTCGTCATCACTTTTTTCGACGACGGGCGGGCTGTCGGCTCGGTGCGTTCGGCTTTAGGCTACGACATTACACCGCTTTTAAACTCGTGCGCCGATTTGCTTTCAAACTACGGCGGGCACGCCTTTGCAGGCGGCTTCAGCTTTATGAGCGCCGACTTCGACAAACTTGCCGACCGGCTCGAAAAACTCAGCGCTTTTATGGAATTGGATAAAAAGGCCGCGGAACACGAAACGCTGTGCATCGACGCCGAGCTTCCGAAAGAATACATGACGAGCGACCTCTTGCAGCTTGTCGACCGCTTCGAACCCTACGGCGAAGCAAACCCTCCCCTTTTGTTCAGCGCTCAAAAACTCAAAATACTCGCGGCCGACATCATTACGGGGAAAAAAGAAAAAGCGCATTTAAAGCTCACCTTCGACTGCGGAAAAAACAAATGGCCCGCGTTTTTTTGGGAACAGTCGGAACGTTTAAAGCGCGACTTCGATACGGGCGACCGCTTGGACATCGCCTTCCAAGTCGAACGCAATATATTCAACGGTATGGAAAAAGCGCAGATAATATTAAAAGACTGCAAAAAAAGCGCCGATTAA
- a CDS encoding response regulator transcription factor translates to MVKNIILCDDHVLLRNGIKNWIETHSKYKVTHEAGTWAECEKIIEAFRASDCRSSGSPNNHIAVVDISFKAEYTTAAHEENCGFEIIRRFTALGVPCIAYSSHDSGGFVEHAVSSAVGAKGFVSKNADEEILLAAICAVSDGKTYIQAELVTGLLEVNHITRTFTKKEKLLSDALTIHNTNAEVAAALGITEKTVVNYLTILYDKAGVKSKLEFLEKMGRLN, encoded by the coding sequence ATGGTTAAAAATATAATTCTGTGCGATGACCACGTTCTGTTGAGAAACGGAATAAAAAACTGGATAGAAACTCATTCAAAATACAAAGTTACGCATGAAGCGGGAACGTGGGCGGAATGCGAAAAAATTATCGAAGCGTTTCGTGCGTCCGACTGTCGCTCGTCCGGCTCTCCGAACAACCATATCGCCGTCGTGGATATTTCGTTCAAAGCCGAATATACGACAGCGGCCCACGAAGAAAATTGCGGTTTTGAAATAATCCGCCGTTTTACCGCACTCGGCGTTCCGTGCATCGCGTATTCAAGTCATGATTCGGGAGGATTCGTAGAACACGCCGTAAGTTCCGCCGTCGGGGCAAAAGGCTTTGTTTCAAAAAATGCGGATGAAGAAATTTTGCTTGCGGCGATTTGTGCGGTGTCTGACGGAAAAACATACATTCAGGCGGAACTGGTAACAGGTCTTTTGGAAGTAAACCACATAACGCGGACTTTTACCAAAAAAGAAAAACTCCTCTCGGATGCGCTGACAATCCATAACACAAACGCCGAAGTTGCCGCCGCTCTCGGCATCACGGAAAAAACCGTTGTAAATTATCTTACAATTTTGTATGACAAAGCGGGAGTAAAAAGCAAACTTGAATTCTTGGAAAAGATGGGGAGGTTAAATTGA
- a CDS encoding ribosomal protein L7/L12 — translation MKTCLRKIGIRAAAILFAALCMIGCKEVSRSDPVPETFTVEMKAGEHGTVSANPASGKVVKDTEITFTAVPESGYRVEKWTVTPESALIAEGKAGNTLAKVKITANTKVNVNFTNDLYTVTLENIEPTKKEAVIKAVSEITGSTLEEAKTLVESAPKVLKENITEAEADEIITKIAEAGGMASRPERYTVALTPGEHGTVTANPVIPASGKVDKDTEITFTAVSESGYKVDMWTITPASALQEGGTAGSPTAKVKITAATTVNVSFTKEGYAVTFDAKGGTPVPAAQTV, via the coding sequence ATGAAAACCTGTTTAAGGAAAATCGGAATACGTGCGGCGGCGATTTTGTTTGCCGCATTATGTATGATCGGATGCAAGGAAGTAAGCAGAAGCGACCCTGTTCCTGAAACTTTCACCGTAGAAATGAAAGCCGGAGAACACGGAACGGTGAGTGCAAATCCTGCAAGCGGCAAAGTTGTAAAAGACACGGAGATTACCTTTACCGCAGTACCGGAAAGCGGTTACAGAGTTGAAAAGTGGACTGTAACACCGGAGTCTGCGCTGATCGCGGAAGGAAAGGCCGGCAACACCCTTGCAAAAGTCAAAATCACCGCAAACACAAAGGTGAACGTAAACTTTACAAATGACTTATACACGGTAACTTTGGAAAACATCGAGCCTACAAAGAAAGAGGCTGTTATAAAAGCGGTAAGCGAAATTACCGGCAGTACTCTTGAAGAAGCAAAAACGCTTGTAGAAAGCGCACCGAAAGTGCTTAAAGAAAACATAACCGAGGCGGAAGCGGATGAAATAATTACTAAAATTGCCGAAGCAGGCGGTATGGCATCAAGACCCGAGAGATACACCGTAGCGCTAACACCCGGAGAACACGGAACAGTGACTGCAAATCCCGTAATTCCTGCAAGCGGCAAAGTTGACAAAGACACGGAGATCACCTTTACCGCGGTTTCCGAGTCGGGCTACAAAGTCGACATGTGGACAATTACCCCCGCTTCCGCACTGCAAGAAGGCGGCACAGCCGGAAGTCCGACTGCAAAAGTAAAGATAACTGCGGCAACAACGGTAAACGTGAGCTTTACCAAAGAGGGATACGCAGTAACATTTGATGCAAAAGGCGGAACTCCCGTACCTGCGGCACAAACCGT